TGTCCAAAGAACATTTTCATTATGACTGATGTAGTTAAGACACCCTGTAGACTTGTAGCAGCACCTGCCCAAGGGCCTGACACAAAGCTTAATGTCCAGCAAACCTGCTTGTTGTCAGTGCTGGAGAAGGATAGCTTCCAATCTCAGTCAACAAGCCCCAGCAGTGGTGAGGAGGTGCAGAGGAgctttccttcttattttttcctagacagctttatttatttcttgatttatttttttttaactggaaagaaaggaaactacTAAATCTAGCAAGGAAATAGACATCAGGGGTGGGAGTTGAGACTTCTGAAGGATGAGTAGGTGCACGTAGTACATGATtacatacaagaaaaaaagtcagtattCTTTTTACAGAAGGCAGCCCAGCCTCATAATTGTACGGGAGTgcctggaagaagaaaagtggATGAGAAGCACCAGGTTGGTGTGGTCTGCTtgtatttctgaaagattttcCACATTGTTCCTCATGGCAGGGGCTTTTAAGGAAACCTAATAGTCCTGAATTAAGAAGGAAGCTCCTCCTCTGAATAAATACTTACATAAAAGGTGAAAAGCATGGGGAAAGAGCATGGTGAGTGGAAGAGAGGTCAGCAATGCTCTTTATAGGGATAGGGGCTGGCATATGTGGAGTTCAGTAAATCTCTAagtggaaaaattgtggattgTGAAGTGGTGGTATTTGCAGATGAGACAAAACTGAGTCAGGGCATGAAGGATAAGGTTTGACTTAAAGAATTGCAGAAAAGCTTTTATCAGGCTCAGTGAGCAttaaaatagaaggaaaaaaacccagctgtgaAGTGATGGAGTTTGGGGAAGATGGAGAGAACCTGTTTACTTCATTTTGTCCTATCTAAAGCAGTGGGCTCTGAGATGACTGTTGCTGCTCAGGAATGAGATCTTTGGATGCTGACAGGTAGTTCCGTGGCAAGGTCAGTTTGGTGCTAAGTGCCAATCAAAAGCAGCAAACCATGTTAAGGATTGTTAtgaaagggaagcaggatgaaACAGAACATTGTTATGCCATTATATAAATCCACAGTGCATTTACCACTTGGAAATCGTTtgcagttttcatagaatcatagaatcaccaggttggaagagacccaccatcgagtccaaccattcccaccagtctctaaaccatgcccctctgtacctcatccacctgcactttaaacacttccagggaaggcgagtcaaccacctccctgggcagaccgttccattgcctaatgaccctttcattgaagaattttttccttatcttttgGTCCATCTCAGAggctgagaagagcagaaaggatGGTCAGGAGAATGCAATCGCTTCTGTACAATGAACAAGCATGTTAGTGAAGACCCTCAGCCTTACCAAGAGATAacaagggctctgggggatATGAGAGAGATTAAAGTGTCATTGACAGAGTGGATGGAGATTGTCTGTGTGATGTCTCTTCCACTATAAGAACCAGAGGGCATCAAGTGAAACTATCTGTTGCTGGGTTCAAAACAAACGAAAAGAGGTGTTTCTTTGCATGGTACATAGCTGAGCTGTGGAAGCTGTTGCTATAGGAGGTCATGAATGCTAAAAGTTTGCATAAGCCAAAAGGGAAGCAGAGCAGCTTCATGAGTTCAAAGTCCTTGAAACCATCTTTAGAGGTAATTCTGGGCCATAGgctgctggaaggaaaaagagatattaggaaaattttgcTGCATGCTGCCTTGTTCTTATAATCCTCATAAGACCAAGCTTGGCCACTGTGAGATAAGGCGTCTTGGATTACATGGAAATTCATCCTGACCCATTATCACACCATGCTTAGTAGTGATGCTCTGGGAATGTGGGGTTGACCTGAGGGTACTGTGGGCCCAGCCACAGAAGCAGTGGTGTTCAAATGTAACAAATATGGAAATACTTGTATAATCTTCTTTTTCCTGCGAGTTCTGCTTTTTTGTTCCCATGAACCATGCCAGTGAATTCTGAACTGCTGGGATTTTTGCAGCACATTGTTCGCACCTTCCCAGGTAGCTGTGACCGCTCGGTCAAAGTCTGGGAAGTGGCCTATGGACACAAGCATGTGCAATTCCTCTACTTAAAAGCCCCCTTTATAGAGTTGGGAGCATCCTCTCCCTGCTGAGCATAGAAGGGGACATGACTCTGAGGTCACTGTTTCACCTGAAATGCCTCAATTACTTGCAGCATTAAGCTGCTGTGGTTACTCTGCATTCAGCCTGTGCGATGGAGCTTCCCACCATGGTAGTAAAAAGCTCTTTACTTCAGAGTCTAAAAAAAGCACCAGGACAACCCAGGGCAGAACATGTACTGAATAGTGAGGCTGTGAAAACAGCCAGCCTGGGCAAGCAGGTCTCATCCAGCCTGTGGGTGGCAAAGACGATCACGAGAATGTAGAATCGTGgaatatttgggttggaagggacctttaaaaacatctagttccaacttcCATATTTTGTGGACATGGCATGCTGTTCAGTGAGATTTAGCAGAGCTGCTTTAATTTTGGATTTCAGATGCTTGCTTGTCCTCTCTCTGCTGTCAGtgcttttccttgtctttttcttttcttatcgTGCTTCACCTGGTGATGCATTTTTGTTCACAGGAGGGCTTTTAATTGGCATGAAGGACTTCAGCCAGTGCTGCATATTGATCCTCACCCTCAGGATTTCAGACACTTCTAACACTCTGATAACCATGGCGCAATGATGGCACAAGCACAGCAGGGTGCGTGGATTTTTCTTGAAGTAATTGAAGCATAACCATTATTTCTGTACTTCCTTTCATAGACTTGCAAGTCATGTGCATTAAagtccttatttattttttattccctttcctctctttcagatTTTAACAGTGGGAAGATGCTGGTGGACAGAAACGAGTCTTGGTTCTctaatttctcttctgctgcctcctcctttgTGAAGGAAGGTGGCAGCTGGGTAGGGATTGGCCTCCAGGAGGTGGTTGTTGGGCTGATACTATCCCTCATTGACTTGATCACTCTCCTGGGAAACACAGTCGTCTTCATCTGCCCGGTGGTGGAAAAGAGGTTGCGCACTGTCACCTATATGTTTATCATGTCCTTAGCCACGGCAGATTTCCTTGTAGCCTGCCTGGTCATGCCCTTTAGGTAAGAAGTGCTTATAAGGTAAGATCAGCTGGTGGTGCATGTGCAACACGGTTTCTCCTAGCTCCCCTGTTTGAGCAGGGATGTCTAGAAGTTCACATGCCGTGCTTTGGGCTGGATGCGCTAAagaacttagaatcatagaatcatagaatcaccaggttggaaaagacccactggatcatcaagtccaaccattcctatcaaataccaaaccatgcccctcagcacctcgtccacttgACTGTAGGTTGGTAATTCTATGTgcttctgtgcctcagtttccctatcCTTCATAACAAGTTGCCTTACAATGACCGGAGGAGACTTTCCCAAGGGTATTTTTCTTGTGGGCTATAAAGGGACCTTGGCTGTTGATCTGGACTCGATATCCAGCTTTCCAGGTGGCTCCAGTGCAATGAATCACTTCTGCCAAGACCAGCTCTGCGTTGCACGTGAGGCCAACATGCTTGTTAGATGATTTTGCCTGCTCTGAGTGTTTGGGAGTTTTGTGAGATGAGGGCTGGCACCAGTGTGTCAGCATGAAGCGTAATGACTCTGTTGATGCTGCTAACTTTTCAAAGGCAAAGAAATCACAGAGTGTATTTTTGCCCCCATTTTTTCTCAGTCAGGAATGACTATTGAGATCAGTGGAGTTAAATTCTGTGGGTTTGATTTTACACTTCTTAAACCTTATCTTTTGTTTGCTGGTAGTGGGAGGGAGAACTAAAAAAGGTCCTTACTAATGTAAGAAAATTAGTGATTCCATATTACCGAACTCGAAAGGTTATTGCAGAGATGTTATTCTTCATATTCTTGGTGAAACACAGAAATTTGATTGTTCTTTCTGGTGCAGACAATGTACCAGTGGAGTTCACAGGGAAAGCTGGtgaatttgcaaaataaatctcTTGTGTGCATAAACAGACTAGAAGAATTGCAGTCTGCAGGAGGATAACAAAAGGGATTCGCTGCACTGGGTAGAATTCTTTTGCCCCTGTTGCCTGACTGCATTGCACATCAATAGCTGGCAGTGTTGacatgggaaaagaggtgcTCTTCCCTCTCTCTATGTAAATGTAAGGATTTTATTTGAGTGTAAATAGGGTAAATTAGGCTCCTTCTATatttaaaggaagaagaggCACTTTAGAGGGCAGTTCTCCCTGCTTGAGGTTTATATTTACCAGAGCTTTAGTACTTCACTGGCTAAAGCATAGTAAAATAAATCTAGAAACCAATTTACTTGTAGGTTCTGGCTGTCTCGTGATGAAAAATGGCCATAGGATTGTGTAAAGCAAGGGGCTGCACCCTCTTTAGTGTTCTTGGAGCGATAGGAACAAGCTGAACTCTTTTCACCTTCTGTGCTTTAGTTCTCACAGGGCTGCCCACACTTCTGAATTTGGCACTGAGAGATATTTTTCCAATAAGCAATTACACGCTGAGTTATAAGTTTATTGTgtcagatgaaaaagaaaaaaaaaagcagttaatgATTCTTTTTAAAGAGTATTTCTGCCAATTTCAATTCTAAGCTTGGCAAATTTTTAAGTTTAGGATCTGAAATCATCCATCTGCATTCGCCTGTCTCTCCCCTCCACCTGATGTTACAAATATCTGCCCAAGGGGGCTGGATTGCAGCTTAGATGATCTGACCTCTCCTACCCTATTAAAGTAAGTGGGAATCAGAGTGGTAGTTAACCAGATAACTTAACTATAACTTATATGGAGGATTTTGCTCCATGTTGGGGAAAGATGGGATTGTGGAAGAGGCTCTTTGCCAGATGAGGGTGGGAAGGTTCTCCAGGGTTGCTGATCTTGTTTCCTGAGGATCTCCAGTCTGTCAATCCACCACCTTCCCCATTTCCAGCTACCAGGCTAAATTGGGCTGGAGTTCAGCTGCAACTCTGATTGATCGAGTCTACAGGGCCTGAGCTGGACTTGCGTGCAGAACAGCATGgttctccctgccctgcctggatgagaatgcagaaTCTATCCATGTGCTTCTGTCAACACTAGCACAAGCTATTATTTTCCCAACAGAAGCTCTGATGTTTCCCACTGCATGGAGAAGGTCACCACAATAAAATGTGGCAGACCATTTCAGCCCCCTAGAAAGAGAAACACACTGTGTCAGCCACCAAAGGTTAactaaagcaaaaatattctgCTACCTGGCATTTCTCTgggctatttttcttctttccatgttCTTGTTAAGCCCAGAAATGAGGGGTTTCATCCTAGTCCATCCCAGGTGTCTCAAGGGCTCCGGGGTTTCATCCTAGTCCATCCCAGGTGTCTCAAGGGCTCCAGGGTTTCATCCTAGTCCATCCCAGGTGTCTCAAGGGCTCCTCTCTAggctcttctcttctttctctttcttataAATGGAGTTTGGGCATTTCCAGTTACCCAGCATCCTCGTCACTTCTACCTTGCACCTACTGACATGATAGTTGCAATTTGGGTGAAGGGAAGGAGCAGTAGCAAAGAGGGAGACAGTTAGGTGTCTCGGCAGTTGTAATTTCCCCCTTATAGACTGATAGCATCTCCCATAACTGGAGTAAGACCTCTTCCTTGACAAAAAGGAAATTTGGCACTAGCTTTTACTCAGTTAGGAAcgcaaaggagaaggaaactgGACAATTCCTAATTCTAGGCTCCCAGGAAAGCGTGGAAGGAATGAGAAGAACCAGctgaaaatgtgtttcatttgGAAATCTGTCTGTGGCCTCTCATGCCCaacaagaaaggagaagaaatgagTAGGAGACCACAGCTGTGAGGAATatgagggaagggaaaagatcatagaatcatagaacagttagggttggaagggaaaatCCATCTAATCCACCCCCTCCTGCAATGAACAGGAACATCTTCAACTGCGTCTGGTCACTCAGagaccaacctgatcttgaatgtttccatgGATGGGTACCTACCACccctctgggcaacatgtttcagggtttcaccaccctcattgtaaatcatttcttccttatatctagcctGGATTTACCCTCTTTTAACACTACCCATTATCTTATCAAAGAATGGTAGCAGGCATTACAAAGTGGGAAGGTTTTTCCATGAAAACCAATAGCTTCTCTATGCAgccagagagaaaacagcctaTGTAGGAGAGGTATgtcttatttaagaaaaaaaaaaagttacaaaggGGAGCAAAGAGTAGAGCACGATTGATGCTTTTTGCCCCTTCTGAATGACCTGGTGTCATCTGGTGTGAAGTCTTGTTGGCTCCCTTTGTGCCACATGGTGAGGAACAGACCCTGCCAGCTTCACTGGTGTTATTCAGTCCTGCTGATGGGGTGGCTGTTGGTCCACATCTTCCCTGCTGTCTCAGTTTCATGTCCATATTGCTCTTTCAAATTGCAGTTTGCTCCTCGGTGGGCGTGTTAGCACATGcctaagagaaggaaaagaaagtaccTTAGGAGGCAGTTAGGTTCAGGAAAAAGAGGTTTTgtaatagaaaggaaaaacaaggttgTCTCCTGGTGCCTTAATTTTGTAAGAGTACCACTTCTGTTTTGTTCCTGGTTTGGCTTGTTTGCAGAAGAGGTTCAGCTCTGCTTAGCTTGTCATCTGGGTCCTCCAGCCAGCCCAGCCATTTCCAGGTGGAATATTTCCAGCtattctctcctttttcctttgcaagtGTGAGTGTGCCTGCTCATACCGTGCATTTCTTTGggcttttattatttcttttttaaaaccagCTTAATTTCCAGGctgcaaagaatcacagaatcacatttAAAGACTTTTAACATCAGAGAAGAGGGAACAGGTATCCACTACCCTGTGCTGTGAGAACATCTGCTGGGTCAGGCTCATCCTGCTGGATGTGTGCTGATGAGAACCAGGGACCTGCTCCGGAGGGATCTGTGTGCAGGGATGTTCATGACAGCAGCAGGGTCTACTTCTGGAAAGCCATGGTGCTCACACTGCAAGCTTTGCAGCATCTCTGGAGATAAAGAGGGCTTCTCAGGAGTGACACCAAGACGCCTACGTCCAGTACCGAACTCATGCTTCAACTTCTatatagaatcaaagaatcatagaatcactaggttggaaaggacccactggatcgttgagtccagccattcccatcagtcactaaaccatgtccctcagcaccttgtccacccatgccttaaacacctgcagggaaggtgacccaaccacctccctgggcagcctctgccagtgcccaatgaacctttccatgcaatattttttccttatgtcaagcctgaacctccccggtggagcttgaggccattccctcttggcctgtcccctgtcacttgggagaagaggccagcaccctcctctctacaacctcctttcaggtagttgtagagagcaatgaggtctcccctcagcctcctcttctccaggctaaacacccccagctctctccgccgctcctcataaggcctgttctccagccccctcaccagcttcgttgctcttctctggactcgctccagagcctcaacatccttcttgtggtgaggggcccagaactgaacacaggattccaggtgcggtctcagcagtgccgagtacagagggagaataacctccctggacctgctggtcacaccgtttctgatacaagccaagatgccattggccttcttggccacctgggccactgctggctcatgttcatccAGCTGTCTCGTTTCCCCATCTAGAGAAGAGCCATGAAGCTTGTGTGTGCAGTGGGACTCTCCATGCCACACATAGAAATGGTGTAGAGACAGGTTCTGCTGTAGATTAACATTTGCTTGAATTTTCACGTAGCATCCTGCATAACCAGCTGCGAAGGCTGGGGCCCTTCAGCCAGCACTGTAACTACTTACAttagttgttttttaaaagaacctTCATAAAGTCATTTTAATGAGTTTTTGCTTGTTAGACACAGAGCAGGGGTTGGTTTCTAACTCCTCCGACACTGAGTTGACTCTCGCTGCCCTTGCTGGATGGCAGAGCCCCCCTGAGtgcactgcagcacagcagccctgctgccactGGATTTGACCAGCAAGCTGTGAAGTTACAGGATAATTAAAGCTTTGCAGGACTGGGTAGTAACTCAGCCTTTCGCATCAAGTGCACACACAATGGTTGTTTCAGCAGccccccaggagctgcagaaagctggtgaaaggaaagggaagtgaATGGCATCTAATTGAGCAGTATAGAAATATGCATCAGCCTTCCCATGGCTGCTATATGTTCCTTCCTGGAGGAGGAAGCATCTTCCGTAACCcaggaattcatagaatcatagaataaccaggttggaagagacccaccggatcatcgagtccaacccttcctataaAAGTCTATGTTGAATAGGGTGCTGGAAAAAGCTGTGATAAACAAAGCTGTGCAGGTGTAAATTTGGGGAGCTTAGGGGGTCAAGGCACTTCTCTCAACAGGTTCTTACAACAGAGGGCAGGCAAGGAGCACAGGACTAGTCTTCTTCAGCCATACCCCACCTGTGGTTTATTGCTTTGAGTTGTACCCTGAGAACAAATCCCTGCTGTGTAAATGAGTCTCCCTACACTGCACACCTTTCTTTAGTACCTCCACATTACAATATGATGTTAACTCAGTTGAGGCTTGAAGAAATGAATGAAATCAGTccttcttgctttgttttttgccAATTTTCTCTTGCAGTATCATTTACGAGGTGACAGGGATGTGGTTGTTTGGGAAGCTGTTCTGCAAAGTCTGGATCTCCTTTGATGTCATGTTCTGCACTGCATCCATTGTCACATTGTGCTTTATTAGCCTGGACAGATATTGTTCCGTGGTGACCCCATATCACTATTCCAGGAGGATGTCCCGTGGCAGGTGAGTGGAGTTGCTCCTCATTTTGGGTCCTTCCAAACTGTGACTTGGCCATGGCCTGTATTGACTAGGGACAGAATAAGCTAGTGACAGCTGCTGCCCAAAAGAAGCGTGATGGGCTAAAAGGATCTTTACACCATTTAAAACTTTGTGGAAAACTATTAATGTGgtgcaggagaaaaggagaatgcAGCTGAGCTGGTTTGATGGTGCCCCTGGGAAAGCACGTTTTGAGTTCATATAAtcccagaatggtttgggttggaagggaccttaaagatcatccagttctacccccactgccatgggcagagactcctcccactggaacaggttgctcagagccccatcccacctggccttgaacacctccagggatggagcatctgtgatttctctgggcagcctgtgctaggacctcaccaccctcacaggaaaacacttcttcccaatctctaatctaaatctcccctctttcagctcaaaagcATTACCCCACATCCTacccctgcaatccctgataaaaagcctccccctgctttcctgtaggctccttttgggtactgaaaggctgctagaagctctccccagagccttctcggttctaggctgaacaactccaactctcccagcctgcctGGAGTTAAGGATGGGTTGCAAAATGGAGTAGAAACCAGTGGTGTAGTCTGACTTGTATCTACAACCTCTGCCCTTTGGAGGCATTTCATAGGAATTTCCGCAAGGACTGAGGAAAACAACACCCAGCAGAATTCATGTGGTAGTAGTGGCCTCCCCTCTCTTAAACTTACAATATTTTCTGAGGTTATATTCATGGGGAAAAGGCATAGAAAAGAGGATGAGTTTCTAAGCTCTTTTCAAGGTTTTATGAGAAATGTTGAACTGAGGACTGCAGGGTGGGAAAACTGGTCTGAGGGTGGGCAGAGAAGATGCTGTGTTTGCAGGGTGCTTTACAAGGTAAGTTTGGGCTCTGTGGGTTATGTTTGGATTTGTGGAGTGTAGTCGATTGTGAAAACAAGGCGGGCGCTGCACCGCATACTGTGTCAGAGCAAGTGCTGGGGGGGTATTGAGGATCTAGTAGCCATCAGCTCCACTTTTGTTGCTCTCAGAGGATAAAATAATGCCAGGTATTAAAGctgaaaccaaacagaaaaatctacAAGCTGTTGTTTTACATATTAACTAAAATCCTCTGTAAAaatttccctcctctttttttcagccACCTCTCAGCATGCCTTACAGTGACTCCAGTTCTGTAAACCACCGACACAACTCCCCAGTCGTTGGAGATATTCATGTATAGACTTGTACCCCAGgtgtttctcttctccaagccctGTGGGACTGCTGAGCAGTGATATCCCACACGGGTTACCATGGGGATTGAATCGTACTGGATGTTCTCAACTCAAAATAACTCAgaccctctctcccctccccatctctttctttcCACAGATGCATCGCGATGACCTGCATGGTCTGGGTATACTCCTCcctcatttccttccttcctgtcaTGCAAGGCTGGAACGAGATCCCTGGGGTGGACTTTGATGCAGGCAGAGAATGCGTCTTTGTCACCAACTGGATTTTTGCCATTGTGGCTTCTGCGCTGGCGTTTTTCGTTCCCTTCATGGTCATGTGCAGCATGTATTTCTTCATCTACCGAGCTTCACGGCTCAAGGCCACTCGTATCATGTCTCAGACCCTGGAGATTCACTACCACCCCAACAGCAAGCGGCAGAACCACctgcagctggagaacaaggcCACGCGGACCATCAGCATTATCATTTCAGTCTTcgtgctgtgctggctgccgTACTTTGTCCTGAACGTCTGGCTTGCTGCCAGAGGCATGGACTCCACCAGCGCCGCCTTGGTGGacaccttcaagatcatcacTTGGTTAGGGTACTGCAACTCCACCATCAACCCGATGCTCTACGCTTTCCTGAACCGGGACTTCCAACGAGCCCTGAAGAAGCTGCTCATTTGTAGGCACAGATCTCAGGTGGACATTGGAGAGGACATGGTCTCCATAGCCACGTTTTCCAAGACCGCGCCAGACCTAGAATACAGCATTGCAGTGCCGGTGCCCAACGGTGCTCTGAAGGGCAAACCCAAGTAACAGCAATTCAGAATCGGCTGCTGGAGGTGGTGGTACAGAAAGTGCCAGAGCACATTctaatggaaaaataacaagGGAAGGAGGGACTGGAATATTACAGCTGGGGGTATACAacaaagatgcattttttcatcttctacAGTTTTATGAACAAGGAACTTTGATATTTTAGGGGCAATTTTGTATAACTAATGGAGCTAATTCCTTCCTgggtaattattttttaatgagcaTTTCCTAAGACAAATTCAGTCTTCatggtgtggaaaaaaaagtcagtgtaaGAATGTGAACGTCTCTTTGTGTACATCCTGGTGGTCTACAATGTGAAGTGGGAGAGTATTTCTTTCCTATCAACCCACTGTAGCTCTCATCTTGCAGCTTACATTACAAATTTTACCAGTTTTAATAACTCCACGTGTGTCGAGTCTGTGTCTGGGAGTTAGGAGGGAAGTGGTCAAAGAGCAGAAGTCAGTTCTTTACTAAGGCACCACTCTGCAGTCTGGGCTGTTGCTCAGAGTCCAGCTCACTTGCTTCTAAAATATTGAGAGGTTTAGAGCTTTCATTGGCTTTCTGTGAATTATCAGAGAGTTTTCTTATTGATTCTGGAAGCGAATATCCTACGTTGCTGATCCCAGGAGATGAGCAAGACATGCTCTAACACCAAGAGCACCAAGTGCCCACAGGGTCCAAGGGTGATCAAGACCAGCCAAAGAGGAAATATGAACAGGAATTATTACTTATTGGTGTGTTTTGCACTGTGATGTCTATACCTTGATGCTGGGAATGTTGCTAGCTGGGCCATGCAGCCATAAAAATATGATGCTAAAGAAGAATGATCATTTTTATCACTCCCAAGTGCTTGTCTGGACTTCAAACAGCATCAAAAAGCACCGGCTTGCCACAGGAAGGCCATGGAATACCTCACCAAGGGATTACCGTGAAAAGGCAGGACCATTCCTGAACATCTCTGTAGCATCCTAACAGAGAGTAAAAGCAGGAGCTGAACCACAGTTTTTCTGTAGCAAGGTCACAAGAGGATTAGTGCCTGCTCAGACAACAGCCATCGCTTCCCCCAGCATGGTTCTGGTGGGGCCTCATGCTGGTTTACAGGGGAGAGTCACCACACTGGGAGCCTGCTCTTAGACTGATATACTGTGGACATGAAACACTTTGAAGGTGGTTTCTAAAAGAGCTTTTTCTGAGTGCTCAATCACCTACTTGGGGTAGGCAAGGCTTCTGCAGCCTCAGAAGGAAAGCAACCACAGAAGAAAGATAACCACGCTAATTCAATGCTAAAACTGCTGGATCGAGGCACTCAAATGGGTGAAGAATGTCTCTTTgttagtaaataaaaaaaaaagaaggagttACTAAAAGTCTCAAGTCCCTTAGCTCTTCCAGCTCAAAGGCAGCAGAGGGCTCTCTTCAGAGATGTAGCAAAAAGCAAGTGGCTACTGCCTGGAGCAGCTCGGCTACTGAGGATGCTGGTACAGAGGTCAGAAGTTCTCTCTTATGAGCCTGGTAGAAGAAACAGCCCTGACCTGGTGTTACAACACTGATACTCCTATCAAATGACCCTTCAGGGAGTAGATAAGGCCTCCCAGCTGCTCGACTCCAGTAACAACATGGAAGCGGTAAGGAGAATAACTACACAATCCTGCCCTTGTTCTGGGAGGAAGCACCTAGGTCCAGTGGGCACAAGGGGAGATGGGGGCAAGATTCTTGCTTCTGCCACCCAGTTTGTGTTGATAAAATAGAACACAGAACTGTGTTTCAGCCCCAAGAACCATGAGGGGAATGAAGCTGAGGGATAGGCAACATCCTCTGCAGGCTAGGACCACAAAGCCAGAGAC
The window above is part of the Phaenicophaeus curvirostris isolate KB17595 chromosome 4, BPBGC_Pcur_1.0, whole genome shotgun sequence genome. Proteins encoded here:
- the LOC138719628 gene encoding histamine H2 receptor-like; translated protein: MMAQAQQDFNSGKMLVDRNESWFSNFSSAASSFVKEGGSWVGIGLQEVVVGLILSLIDLITLLGNTVVFICPVVEKRLRTVTYMFIMSLATADFLVACLVMPFSIIYEVTGMWLFGKLFCKVWISFDVMFCTASIVTLCFISLDRYCSVVTPYHYSRRMSRGRCIAMTCMVWVYSSLISFLPVMQGWNEIPGVDFDAGRECVFVTNWIFAIVASALAFFVPFMVMCSMYFFIYRASRLKATRIMSQTLEIHYHPNSKRQNHLQLENKATRTISIIISVFVLCWLPYFVLNVWLAARGMDSTSAALVDTFKIITWLGYCNSTINPMLYAFLNRDFQRALKKLLICRHRSQVDIGEDMVSIATFSKTAPDLEYSIAVPVPNGALKGKPK